From the genome of Muricauda sp. SCSIO 64092, one region includes:
- a CDS encoding ABC transporter permease, translating into MLKHNFLLVIRSIKKYKGSFLINIIGLTIGLTCVLLILLWVNDEVGVDKFHEKDRWLYQMMRNFPAGGGEIVTHEGNPALLAQALKKEMPEVEHAVAVVPPFWYTGQGIIAHGEKQIKADAQFAGEAYFKMFSWKLLQGNKEGVLSDKYGMVISDELADKLFPSTANIIGKPLQLEWEDYTGPYYVAGVFEKLPQNTTENFDVLLPYELYFQTNLERMNLENWGNSNPRTYLTLKEGADEEAFNKKISGFIATKHEGSNSTLFLRNYSDKYLHGRYENGKLVGGRIDYVYLFSGVALFVLLIACINFMNLSVARASRRIKEIGIKKAIGAGRKTLMLQFLGESILTAFFSLILAVLLVLLLLPGFNSITGKQLGLTSVLEFLWPALTIALLTGLIAGCYPAIHLSGFRPVAVLKGTLKTSSGELWVRKGLVVFQFAISIILIVSVLIVHGQTDLIQSKNLGYNRENIVVFKREGNLEKNYGPFMDEVRNMPEVSGVSSFWHDLFGLHGGTGSVHWEGKDPEERIEFKNLEGSYDLLQLLGIEMAEGRAFSREFKSDTLKVIFNERAIEAMELQEPIGKTIKLWGQDRHIIGVARDFHLESLYEPIKPTIIQCYPIGIDILVKIRPGMERAAIDRIGDLYDEYNQGLPFDFRFMDQDYQKLYASETRVVVLSRYFAGLAILISCLGLFGLAVHTVERRRKEVGIRKVLGQSTAQVTLMLSGEFAKLVLIAILIALPVAYLLTNNWLSSFAYRIPLQIWNFLAAALAALSVAMLTVGSQAIKAANNNPVDGLRDE; encoded by the coding sequence ATGTTGAAACACAACTTCCTGCTCGTCATCAGAAGCATCAAAAAATACAAAGGCTCCTTTTTAATAAACATCATTGGCCTTACGATTGGGCTGACCTGCGTACTGTTGATATTACTTTGGGTCAACGATGAAGTGGGTGTGGACAAATTTCATGAAAAGGACCGTTGGCTGTACCAAATGATGCGCAACTTTCCTGCGGGCGGCGGTGAAATCGTCACTCATGAGGGCAACCCCGCCTTATTGGCCCAAGCCCTAAAAAAAGAAATGCCCGAAGTGGAACACGCGGTTGCCGTCGTTCCCCCTTTCTGGTACACGGGCCAGGGCATCATCGCGCATGGCGAAAAACAAATCAAGGCCGATGCGCAATTCGCCGGGGAAGCTTATTTCAAGATGTTTTCATGGAAATTGTTGCAAGGGAACAAGGAGGGCGTTCTTTCCGATAAATACGGAATGGTCATATCCGACGAGCTGGCCGATAAACTCTTTCCCAGTACGGCAAATATCATCGGGAAGCCCCTACAATTGGAATGGGAGGACTATACTGGGCCGTACTATGTCGCCGGGGTTTTCGAAAAACTCCCCCAGAATACCACCGAAAATTTCGATGTGCTGTTGCCCTACGAACTTTACTTTCAGACCAATCTGGAGCGGATGAATTTGGAAAACTGGGGCAATAGCAATCCGAGAACCTATCTCACCCTGAAGGAGGGTGCCGATGAGGAAGCCTTCAATAAAAAAATTTCGGGTTTTATCGCCACCAAACACGAAGGTTCGAACTCTACCCTGTTCCTCCGCAACTATTCCGATAAGTACCTTCATGGGCGTTATGAAAACGGTAAGTTGGTCGGTGGACGGATTGATTATGTATACTTGTTTTCTGGGGTGGCTCTCTTCGTACTACTCATCGCCTGTATCAATTTTATGAACCTCTCCGTGGCAAGGGCCTCACGGAGAATCAAGGAAATCGGGATAAAAAAGGCAATCGGAGCCGGTCGCAAGACCTTGATGCTACAATTTTTGGGCGAGTCTATCCTGACAGCTTTTTTCTCGCTTATATTAGCCGTGCTGCTCGTTCTTTTGCTGCTTCCCGGCTTCAATTCCATTACTGGAAAGCAATTGGGACTTACATCGGTGTTGGAGTTCCTATGGCCCGCCTTGACCATTGCGTTGCTTACGGGACTTATTGCAGGCTGCTATCCCGCCATCCATCTCTCCGGTTTCAGGCCCGTGGCCGTCTTGAAGGGTACTTTGAAAACATCATCTGGCGAACTTTGGGTACGGAAGGGATTGGTGGTCTTTCAATTCGCGATTTCGATTATTTTGATCGTATCCGTACTGATTGTCCATGGCCAGACGGATCTTATCCAATCGAAGAACTTAGGCTACAACAGGGAGAACATCGTCGTCTTTAAACGGGAGGGAAACCTGGAAAAGAATTACGGACCCTTCATGGATGAGGTCCGGAACATGCCTGAGGTTAGTGGTGTCTCAAGCTTTTGGCACGATTTATTCGGACTCCATGGCGGTACTGGGTCGGTTCATTGGGAAGGAAAAGACCCGGAGGAACGTATCGAATTCAAGAATTTAGAGGGCAGCTATGACCTGTTACAGCTTTTGGGAATCGAAATGGCCGAGGGAAGGGCCTTCTCCAGGGAGTTCAAATCGGACACCCTCAAAGTCATCTTCAATGAGAGGGCCATCGAAGCTATGGAGCTTCAGGAACCCATAGGCAAGACCATAAAGCTTTGGGGACAGGACCGACATATCATCGGAGTGGCCAGGGACTTCCATCTAGAATCCCTTTATGAACCGATAAAGCCAACCATCATACAGTGTTATCCCATCGGTATCGATATTTTGGTAAAGATCAGACCCGGCATGGAGCGGGCCGCGATTGATCGCATTGGGGACCTTTACGATGAATACAACCAAGGCCTTCCGTTCGATTTCAGGTTCATGGACCAGGACTATCAAAAGCTATACGCCTCCGAGACCAGGGTCGTGGTACTGTCCCGATATTTTGCGGGCCTTGCGATACTGATTTCATGCCTCGGCCTTTTTGGACTGGCCGTTCATACCGTAGAGCGGAGGCGAAAAGAGGTGGGCATCCGGAAGGTACTCGGACAAAGTACTGCCCAAGTCACTCTAATGTTGTCCGGCGAGTTTGCAAAGCTGGTCTTGATTGCGATTTTGATAGCACTTCCTGTAGCCTATCTGCTAACTAATAACTGGCTCTCCAGTTTTGCCTATCGAATTCCACTACAGATATGGAACTTTCTGGCAGCGGCACTTGCAGCTCTATCTGTGGCTATGCTTACAGTGGGCAGTCAAGCCATTAAGGCCGCGAACAATAATCCTGTCGATGGGCTTAGGGATGAATAG
- the xerA gene encoding site-specific tyrosine recombinase/integron integrase codes for MSIPDFVKILEVKRYSKNTIESYSSIVKMARHFFKKPLNRIDETELHKYFYHMVHTKKVSYSYQKQIAMALKLYYREMFGKNINLEFLFPSRKPQKLPVVIAKEDVLKIIEKANNIKHKSMIALTYSAGLRVGELIGLKIRDIDSSRMVIHVKSGKGNKDRIVPLSEKILIMLREYYKKFSPKQYLFEGQKGGKYSSSSFNKLLKGAANRAKINKQITAHTLRHSYATHLLEKGTDVRVIQKLLGHNSIKTTMIYTQVAEPALLNVISPFDD; via the coding sequence ATGTCTATTCCTGATTTTGTTAAAATATTGGAGGTTAAAAGGTATAGCAAGAATACCATTGAAAGTTATTCATCAATCGTAAAGATGGCCAGGCACTTTTTCAAAAAGCCGTTAAATAGGATTGATGAAACTGAACTCCATAAATACTTTTATCATATGGTGCATACCAAAAAAGTGTCCTACTCCTATCAGAAACAAATTGCGATGGCACTAAAGCTTTACTATAGGGAAATGTTTGGAAAGAATATCAACCTGGAATTTTTGTTTCCGAGCAGAAAACCCCAAAAACTTCCGGTTGTAATTGCAAAGGAAGATGTTCTTAAAATCATAGAAAAAGCAAACAATATCAAGCACAAGAGTATGATTGCCCTTACCTATAGTGCTGGTCTCAGGGTAGGTGAACTGATCGGACTTAAAATCAGGGATATAGACTCCTCCAGAATGGTCATACACGTCAAATCAGGAAAGGGAAACAAGGATAGGATAGTTCCCTTATCCGAAAAAATTTTGATAATGCTTCGTGAATACTACAAGAAATTTTCACCGAAACAATATTTGTTCGAGGGGCAAAAGGGAGGGAAATATTCCTCTTCTAGCTTCAACAAGCTTCTTAAAGGTGCAGCCAACAGGGCAAAGATCAACAAACAGATTACGGCCCATACCTTACGTCACAGCTATGCCACCCATCTTTTGGAAAAAGGAACTGATGTTAGAGTGATACAAAAGCTTCTAGGGCACAATTCTATAAAGACGACTATGATATACACTCAAGTCGCCGAACCCGCTCTGTTAAATGTTATAAGCCCTTTTGACGATTAA
- a CDS encoding restriction endonuclease: protein MKLEKILDKLGSLEKNSFIKVIDNIISKNPENNKEIDKILSSADKGLKSVDSQNISKIFLLTQNEFYNYLKSEFQDTSSQLDILIDIIIRDGNCIMKQDWFSRLYDNEIKHLKNRLKQLKSDLDNDKSELSESRKRDYKIYNSCLKTAYNNDLINNREAKITFDELSIILTLSKSLGLSQEEVKLINYTIIPIKKDEILEIINSLKNIGVIFYSKKENTVYVADEIVRLLRKLREKEVGDKFLRRTLKIMRQPTINQISKIHNINRKLGQSEKIEEIIKEGVSIRGILENDIYKEGTTLTEKKKQLTELCEKGLGIKSLKGSTLDDKIDSLISHFENIEKDEKVGISIDGYEKMLIELNESLPKLNKQLKEQFELQDEFVLKANFLLDYNIKPRDILDLIAKEDLTKFTKEYGIKQRGDDILNVLENYKDAENLYLENYENVAYRNLNELKENGISIKESELGLKFEELTKTIFSKLGFNVDEKLKKSINTSKDQIDILLNIDNNEVIIVECKTSKERGYNKFSSVSRQIKSYRKLAESCNLRVIKTLLVAPEFSDDFITDCEMDMEMNLSLITASSLMKIFEEFKISKHTSLPHVLFRDIVINEERIIKALKKK from the coding sequence ATGAAATTAGAAAAGATATTAGACAAATTAGGTTCACTTGAAAAAAACTCATTTATTAAAGTAATAGATAATATCATTTCCAAAAATCCCGAAAACAATAAGGAAATTGACAAAATTTTAAGTTCAGCAGACAAAGGGTTAAAATCTGTTGACAGCCAAAATATCTCAAAGATTTTTTTGCTAACTCAAAATGAGTTTTACAATTACTTGAAATCCGAATTTCAAGATACTTCTTCTCAATTGGATATTCTAATTGACATTATTATTCGTGATGGAAATTGCATAATGAAACAAGATTGGTTTTCGAGATTGTACGATAATGAAATTAAACATTTAAAAAATAGATTGAAGCAATTAAAATCTGATTTAGATAATGACAAATCGGAACTATCTGAATCAAGAAAAAGAGATTATAAAATCTATAATTCTTGCTTAAAAACTGCTTACAACAACGACTTAATAAACAATAGAGAGGCAAAAATAACATTTGATGAATTGTCAATAATTCTAACACTTTCAAAGTCGTTAGGACTTTCTCAAGAAGAAGTTAAGTTGATTAATTACACAATTATTCCAATTAAAAAAGACGAAATACTCGAAATTATAAATAGCCTCAAAAACATTGGAGTAATTTTCTATTCTAAAAAAGAGAATACTGTTTACGTGGCAGATGAAATAGTTAGACTTTTAAGAAAACTAAGAGAAAAAGAAGTTGGCGATAAATTTCTAAGAAGAACTTTAAAAATAATGCGTCAGCCAACGATAAATCAAATATCAAAAATCCATAATATTAACAGAAAATTAGGTCAATCAGAAAAAATTGAGGAAATAATAAAAGAAGGCGTTTCGATTAGGGGAATTTTAGAAAATGACATTTACAAAGAAGGAACGACTTTAACCGAAAAAAAGAAGCAACTTACAGAACTCTGTGAAAAAGGTCTTGGTATAAAATCGTTAAAGGGAAGCACATTAGATGACAAAATTGACAGTTTGATTTCTCATTTCGAGAATATAGAAAAAGACGAAAAAGTTGGCATTTCAATTGACGGTTATGAAAAAATGTTAATAGAATTAAACGAGTCTTTACCAAAACTAAATAAACAACTTAAAGAACAATTTGAATTACAAGACGAATTCGTTTTAAAAGCTAATTTTCTTTTAGACTATAATATAAAACCCAGAGATATTTTAGATTTAATCGCTAAAGAAGATTTAACCAAATTCACAAAAGAATACGGAATTAAGCAACGGGGAGACGATATTTTAAACGTTCTAGAGAACTACAAAGACGCAGAAAACCTCTACCTTGAGAATTACGAAAATGTTGCTTACCGAAACTTGAACGAATTAAAAGAAAACGGAATTTCAATCAAGGAAAGTGAATTGGGATTAAAGTTTGAGGAATTAACCAAAACAATATTCTCAAAATTAGGATTTAACGTAGATGAAAAACTTAAAAAGTCTATTAACACGAGTAAAGACCAAATAGACATTTTGCTCAACATTGACAATAATGAAGTTATAATTGTCGAATGTAAAACCAGCAAAGAAAGAGGTTACAACAAATTTAGCTCTGTATCAAGGCAAATCAAATCATATAGAAAACTAGCAGAAAGTTGTAATCTGAGAGTAATTAAAACACTTTTGGTTGCACCTGAATTTAGTGACGATTTTATAACCGATTGCGAAATGGATATGGAAATGAACTTGTCGTTAATTACAGCTTCTTCACTAATGAAAATATTTGAGGAATTTAAAATATCAAAGCACACAAGTTTACCTCACGTGTTATTTAGAGATATTGTGATTAACGAAGAAAGGATAATTAAAGCCTTAAAGAAAAAATAG
- a CDS encoding IS1182 family transposase, with translation MNYIRGASREQLTLYTTCLDDMVDRDNTVRFIDVFVDNLDLEQLGFTTISNQGRPAYNPKDLLKLYIYGYMNRMRSSRVLEKECVRNIELMWLLKNLKPDHNTISRFRQSNPKAIKRVFRESVSIAQDFNLIGAIFIAGDSTKLRARNSKKNNYNKKKIQRHLEYIDNKLDEYNEALATADGDEKKAIEKAINKHRVHQDKYQQIQMVLEQDKSCENPQISTSDPDSRHQIVRGTITEITYTAQRTVDDKHKLLIDYKLTNENDKKAMGMMLRRAKSILRTNTFTALYDKGYHTGSEFYTANCLGIKTLVAIPGIGRSSQAPDPTYNVGHFIYNKKEDTYTCPKNRELISNGNWYKARNYKFKQYKTKPCKTCPVMTSCTTSKVNGKIVQRSQYKSYIDSNKKHVANNQGLYKKRQAIVEHPFGTIKRQWGFDYIITKKGIASASADFGLTALAYNLKRMFNLGWKPKISVLKAFFKHLICFYNDQSVCFNGISVLGNPFGKPSNKLIYF, from the coding sequence ATGAATTATATACGAGGAGCCTCCCGAGAACAACTTACATTATATACCACATGTCTGGACGATATGGTTGATCGGGATAATACCGTAAGGTTTATTGATGTTTTTGTTGATAATCTCGATTTGGAGCAGTTAGGTTTTACAACTATTTCTAATCAAGGTAGACCAGCATATAATCCTAAAGATTTACTTAAGCTTTATATCTATGGCTATATGAATCGTATGCGTTCTTCCAGGGTATTGGAAAAGGAATGTGTTCGTAATATAGAACTCATGTGGTTACTTAAAAACCTTAAACCAGATCATAATACGATCTCTAGGTTTAGACAATCTAATCCCAAAGCCATAAAGCGTGTCTTTAGAGAAAGTGTTTCTATAGCTCAGGATTTTAATCTTATTGGAGCTATATTCATTGCTGGTGACTCTACAAAACTTAGAGCTCGGAACAGTAAAAAGAACAATTACAATAAAAAGAAAATACAACGCCATTTAGAGTATATAGACAATAAGCTAGATGAGTATAATGAGGCATTAGCTACCGCCGATGGCGATGAAAAAAAAGCCATCGAAAAAGCGATAAACAAACATCGGGTACATCAAGATAAATACCAACAAATACAAATGGTATTGGAACAGGATAAGAGCTGTGAAAACCCACAAATATCAACTTCTGATCCAGATAGCAGGCACCAAATTGTTCGGGGAACGATTACCGAAATAACCTATACAGCCCAAAGGACTGTAGACGATAAACATAAACTTCTTATTGATTACAAACTCACCAATGAGAATGATAAAAAGGCTATGGGTATGATGCTTAGAAGAGCAAAAAGTATTTTAAGAACCAATACATTTACAGCACTTTATGACAAAGGCTATCATACCGGTAGTGAGTTCTATACTGCAAATTGCCTGGGAATAAAAACCCTTGTGGCCATACCAGGTATTGGCAGAAGTAGCCAAGCACCAGACCCAACTTATAATGTTGGGCACTTTATTTATAACAAAAAAGAGGACACCTATACTTGTCCGAAAAACAGAGAACTAATCTCTAATGGTAATTGGTATAAGGCTAGAAACTATAAGTTTAAGCAATATAAAACCAAGCCTTGTAAAACTTGCCCAGTAATGACAAGTTGTACAACTTCAAAGGTCAATGGGAAGATTGTTCAACGTAGCCAGTATAAATCGTACATAGATAGCAACAAAAAGCATGTAGCCAATAACCAAGGACTTTACAAAAAGCGACAAGCCATTGTAGAGCATCCCTTTGGTACGATAAAGAGGCAATGGGGTTTTGATTATATAATTACAAAGAAAGGAATTGCTTCAGCCAGTGCTGATTTTGGATTAACAGCTTTAGCATACAACCTTAAAAGAATGTTCAATCTAGGCTGGAAACCAAAAATATCCGTCTTAAAAGCATTTTTTAAACACCTTATTTGCTTTTATAATGACCAGAGTGTTTGTTTTAACGGAATCTCAGTTTTAGGTAATCCATTTGGAAAACCCTCTAACAAATTAATATATTTTTAA
- a CDS encoding IS1182 family transposase — MVSLGMQGKKEYQEKLFTDFRLSDRVPEGNFYRRLKGALDLDFLYPRTKRFYGDSGQKRIDPVVFFKLCLVGYLENIPSDRRLVAHCGMRLDILLFLGYGIDEELPWHSTVSRTRQLFPESVFEEVFAKVFSLCVESGLVSGHTQVMDSAPVKANASMDSLELKVPEEELETHLRRVRHISATDREKPLRKSKTDRSKADQRRITANEQELKALKGRNRKWAKEQDQRPGSGNKGSKYTGNKTHYSPTDPDTRISVKPGKARKLNYTAQLTVDTANHVITDIGAYHADGKDNQHLPDMVKRVGPRLWKEGLGWENVVADTGYSSGENYAFLEQCGLKSFIPPHGTYKGGPEGFVYDKARDCFICPKGKSIWFKKVFLDHRTKTKKKEYRASKKVCLGCPLRGTCLGKSQEKRICLTYYREEYERNNKRVNSPQGRYMKAKRQSTVEPVLGTLTQFMGMGKVYTLGIRQANKCMQMAATAYNLKKLLKYTLKKARSAAKSLSRDFFGLNGMVTATLRLCDHLSLVKRKLV, encoded by the coding sequence GTGGTATCTTTAGGAATGCAAGGCAAAAAGGAGTATCAGGAAAAGCTCTTCACGGATTTTCGTTTGAGCGACCGTGTTCCCGAGGGGAACTTCTACAGACGTTTGAAAGGGGCATTGGATTTGGATTTTCTCTATCCTCGGACCAAGAGATTTTATGGCGACAGTGGACAGAAGCGCATCGACCCGGTGGTTTTCTTCAAGCTGTGTTTGGTGGGTTATCTGGAGAATATCCCGAGCGACCGTAGGCTTGTGGCCCATTGTGGTATGCGTTTGGATATTCTGTTGTTTTTGGGCTACGGTATCGACGAGGAACTTCCGTGGCACTCCACGGTGAGCCGTACGCGCCAACTGTTTCCGGAAAGTGTCTTTGAAGAGGTGTTTGCCAAGGTGTTTTCCCTTTGTGTGGAGAGCGGTCTGGTCAGCGGCCATACCCAGGTGATGGACTCGGCCCCGGTAAAGGCCAACGCCTCTATGGACAGCCTGGAACTGAAAGTGCCGGAAGAAGAGTTGGAAACGCACCTGCGCAGGGTACGCCACATAAGTGCGACTGACAGGGAAAAGCCGCTTCGCAAGTCCAAGACGGACAGGTCCAAAGCGGATCAACGAAGAATAACGGCCAATGAGCAAGAGTTAAAAGCGCTAAAGGGCCGCAACAGGAAATGGGCCAAGGAACAGGACCAAAGACCGGGGTCGGGCAACAAGGGCTCAAAGTATACCGGCAACAAGACCCATTACAGCCCCACGGACCCGGATACCAGGATAAGTGTAAAACCGGGCAAGGCCCGCAAGCTCAACTACACGGCGCAATTGACAGTGGATACGGCGAACCATGTGATCACCGACATCGGGGCATACCATGCCGATGGCAAGGACAACCAGCACCTGCCCGATATGGTGAAACGTGTCGGTCCCAGGCTCTGGAAGGAGGGCCTGGGATGGGAGAACGTGGTGGCGGACACCGGGTACAGCAGCGGGGAGAACTATGCCTTTTTGGAACAATGTGGTCTGAAAAGTTTTATCCCTCCCCATGGTACATACAAAGGCGGGCCCGAAGGTTTTGTTTATGATAAAGCGAGAGATTGTTTTATCTGCCCTAAGGGAAAGTCCATTTGGTTTAAGAAAGTATTTCTTGATCACCGCACCAAGACCAAAAAGAAGGAATACCGGGCCAGCAAGAAAGTATGCCTGGGCTGCCCCTTGCGCGGCACATGCCTGGGAAAGTCACAGGAGAAACGCATCTGCTTGACCTACTACCGAGAAGAATACGAGCGCAACAACAAACGGGTGAACAGTCCACAGGGACGTTATATGAAAGCCAAAAGGCAAAGCACCGTGGAACCTGTTTTGGGTACCCTTACCCAATTCATGGGCATGGGCAAAGTATATACCCTGGGCATCCGGCAGGCCAACAAGTGCATGCAAATGGCCGCCACAGCCTATAACCTCAAGAAACTATTAAAGTACACCCTGAAAAAGGCCAGGAGCGCGGCAAAATCCCTGTCCCGGGACTTTTTCGGCCTAAATGGCATGGTAACGGCCACTTTGAGGCTCTGTGATCATCTGTCCTTGGTGAAACGCAAACTGGTATGA
- a CDS encoding DJ-1/PfpI family protein, whose product MKIVSLKMGVLSILTLGIAFMSVNCNTTSEGGKNENEVKGEKVAKVGPDTLTRHLKPFRKDLPTIGLLIYDGVLTTEVTATADVFSKPTKEGLQLFNVITVAEGENVIVAEEGLKILPDYTFENCPKLEALFIPSAYDMYAQIHNGNIVKFIQEKNKETKYTVSNCAGAKLVGKSGIADGKNIVTYIGGGKQLQMDYPNLKVNDDAKVTYVEDGKFSSSNGNLASYISALILVEKMTSPEHREFVESYLYLDRLQNWTGEMGAVLMAK is encoded by the coding sequence ATGAAAATTGTATCTCTAAAAATGGGCGTCTTAAGTATTCTTACGCTTGGTATTGCCTTTATGTCGGTTAATTGTAATACAACAAGCGAAGGTGGAAAAAACGAAAACGAAGTAAAAGGGGAAAAAGTGGCAAAAGTCGGACCCGATACCTTGACCAGGCACTTAAAGCCCTTTAGGAAGGATTTACCTACGATTGGCCTCCTGATTTATGACGGTGTACTTACAACAGAGGTCACGGCTACGGCCGATGTCTTTTCCAAGCCTACAAAAGAGGGGCTTCAACTGTTCAATGTCATCACCGTTGCTGAAGGGGAGAACGTAATTGTTGCGGAAGAAGGTCTTAAAATACTGCCTGATTATACCTTCGAAAATTGCCCAAAATTAGAAGCACTTTTCATTCCCAGCGCTTACGACATGTATGCCCAGATACATAATGGGAATATCGTAAAGTTTATTCAGGAGAAGAACAAGGAAACCAAATACACCGTGAGTAATTGTGCAGGTGCCAAGTTGGTTGGTAAGTCCGGAATAGCGGATGGGAAAAACATTGTGACCTATATTGGCGGAGGTAAACAGCTTCAAATGGACTATCCCAATTTAAAGGTCAATGACGATGCTAAGGTAACTTATGTAGAGGATGGTAAGTTCAGTTCTTCAAACGGAAATTTGGCAAGTTATATATCTGCCTTGATTTTGGTTGAAAAAATGACAAGTCCTGAACATCGCGAATTCGTGGAATCCTATTTGTATCTGGACAGACTTCAAAACTGGACCGGGGAAATGGGAGCTGTTCTTATGGCGAAGTAG
- a CDS encoding DUF6326 family protein produces MLTDSKVNVKGKLAAHWACLMFLYLYADYFELKTPGKIEQVMNLKTPVGDVTPELLVIFSFILIVPSLMVLFSVLLKPKINKWFNLIVALIWSSMSVILIVGELNDLGGWYTFYLLYQLVEVLVFGSILWHAWNWPKDKPS; encoded by the coding sequence ATGCTCACAGACAGCAAAGTGAACGTAAAAGGCAAACTGGCCGCCCATTGGGCGTGTCTTATGTTTTTGTACCTATACGCAGATTATTTTGAGCTGAAAACCCCTGGTAAAATAGAACAGGTAATGAACCTGAAAACCCCAGTTGGTGATGTGACACCCGAACTACTGGTGATTTTCTCCTTCATCTTGATCGTACCTTCATTGATGGTTCTTTTCTCCGTTCTGTTAAAGCCAAAAATCAATAAATGGTTCAATTTAATTGTAGCTTTGATATGGTCTTCCATGTCTGTTATACTAATCGTAGGAGAGCTAAATGATCTAGGAGGTTGGTATACCTTCTATCTGTTATACCAATTAGTGGAAGTGCTGGTATTTGGTTCAATTCTTTGGCATGCCTGGAATTGGCCAAAGGATAAACCAAGTTGA
- a CDS encoding carboxymuconolactone decarboxylase family protein, giving the protein MERIQIDAVQPTAYEAMFALEGYLAKSKLSTTHKNLIKIRASQINGCAFCIDMHSTEAVREGESPRRIYVLDGWRKTELFSEEEIAILKMTEELTVLDKNGLSEATYLEAIAHFDEETFSQIVMTIVTINAWNRIAIATHKPLP; this is encoded by the coding sequence ATGGAAAGAATACAGATTGATGCTGTTCAACCAACAGCTTATGAAGCAATGTTCGCATTGGAAGGCTATCTGGCCAAATCAAAATTAAGTACCACCCATAAAAATCTGATCAAGATAAGAGCGTCCCAAATCAATGGGTGCGCTTTTTGTATTGATATGCATAGTACAGAAGCAGTAAGGGAAGGCGAAAGTCCAAGACGCATTTATGTATTGGATGGTTGGAGAAAGACGGAATTGTTCTCCGAAGAAGAGATAGCCATTTTAAAAATGACGGAAGAGTTGACGGTTTTGGATAAAAATGGGCTAAGCGAGGCTACCTATTTGGAGGCAATTGCACATTTTGATGAGGAAACTTTTTCGCAAATCGTAATGACCATAGTTACCATAAATGCATGGAATAGAATTGCTATTGCTACGCACAAACCATTACCATAA
- a CDS encoding Crp/Fnr family transcriptional regulator, with protein sequence MLLQFLEHIRNFTEFKKEDFERIQDYFDIGMYGKKDIILSAGSKCTYNYFVLQGCLHMFFTGENGIQRTVQFAIEDWWMTDNLAYQKGKNTDFTIQAVENTTLLKISRESQEGLLRKFPALETYFRKIYEISYGASLMRMKYVFDFTKEEMYCHFTESFPEFAQRVPQYLIASFLGLTPEYVSEIRAKRRS encoded by the coding sequence ATGTTGCTACAATTTTTAGAACATATCAGAAATTTTACCGAATTCAAGAAGGAGGATTTTGAGAGAATTCAAGATTACTTTGACATTGGGATGTATGGCAAAAAAGACATTATTCTTTCGGCTGGCTCAAAATGTACCTACAATTATTTTGTGTTACAAGGCTGTTTACATATGTTTTTTACCGGAGAAAACGGCATTCAGCGAACAGTTCAGTTTGCCATTGAAGATTGGTGGATGACGGATAATTTGGCTTACCAAAAAGGAAAAAATACCGATTTTACCATCCAGGCCGTAGAGAACACCACACTTTTAAAAATCAGCCGTGAAAGTCAGGAAGGACTGCTTAGAAAGTTTCCGGCTTTGGAAACTTATTTTAGAAAAATCTACGAGATTTCATACGGAGCTTCTTTGATGAGAATGAAGTATGTATTCGATTTCACCAAGGAAGAAATGTACTGTCATTTCACGGAAAGCTTTCCTGAATTTGCCCAACGCGTACCCCAATATTTAATAGCTTCGTTCCTAGGCCTTACCCCGGAATACGTAAGTGAAATAAGAGCTAAAAGGCGTTCTTAA